The Pueribacillus theae genome has a window encoding:
- the yaaA gene encoding S4 domain-containing protein YaaA, with protein MKSEINIQNEFITLGQLLKLAGIIDSGGTAKWFLQENKVLVNGEEESRRGRKLYVGDHISIDGYGEYIVTS; from the coding sequence ATGAAAAGTGAAATAAACATCCAAAATGAATTCATTACATTGGGACAGCTTCTCAAATTAGCGGGAATCATCGATTCAGGTGGAACGGCAAAATGGTTTTTGCAAGAAAATAAAGTGTTGGTAAATGGTGAGGAAGAATCAAGGCGGGGACGCAAGCTTTACGTTGGGGATCATATTTCGATTGACGGATATGGCGAATACATCGTCACAAGCTGA